One region of Danaus plexippus chromosome 16 unlocalized genomic scaffold, MEX_DaPlex mxdp_23, whole genome shotgun sequence genomic DNA includes:
- the LOC116772000 gene encoding ejaculatory bulb-specific protein 3-like isoform X2, which translates to MKVIIVLSALLVLSSAETYNSENDDLDIEKLVSDPASLGAFLDCFNDKGACDELSGDFKKDLREAVEQACEKCTAAQKHIFKRFLEVIKVQKADDYKIFQQKYDPENKYLPALEAAIAKY; encoded by the exons ATGAAGGTCATTATCGTGTTATCTGCCTTATTGGTTCTTTCCTCTGCCGAAACATACAACTCAGAGAACGACGACTTGGATATTGAGAAGTTGGTCTCAGATCCCGCCTCTCTTGGAGCTTTCCTGGACTGTTTTAACGACAAGGGTGCTTGTGACGAACTATCTGGTGATTTCAAAA agGACCTACGGGAGGCTGTAGAACAAGCATGCGAAAAGTGCACCGCTGCCCAGAAGCACATTTTCAAACGCTTTTTAGAAGTAATTAAAGTCCAAAAGGCAGATGACTACAAAATTTTCCAACAAAAATACGACCCCGAGAACAAATACCTTCCCGCTTTGGAAGCTGCTATtgcgaaatattaa
- the LOC116772000 gene encoding ejaculatory bulb-specific protein 3-like isoform X1, translating into MHAVAFFAPNIIMKVIIVLSALLVLSSAETYNSENDDLDIEKLVSDPASLGAFLDCFNDKGACDELSGDFKKDLREAVEQACEKCTAAQKHIFKRFLEVIKVQKADDYKIFQQKYDPENKYLPALEAAIAKY; encoded by the exons ATGCATGCAGTCGCATTTTTTGCTCCAA aTATAATCATGAAGGTCATTATCGTGTTATCTGCCTTATTGGTTCTTTCCTCTGCCGAAACATACAACTCAGAGAACGACGACTTGGATATTGAGAAGTTGGTCTCAGATCCCGCCTCTCTTGGAGCTTTCCTGGACTGTTTTAACGACAAGGGTGCTTGTGACGAACTATCTGGTGATTTCAAAA agGACCTACGGGAGGCTGTAGAACAAGCATGCGAAAAGTGCACCGCTGCCCAGAAGCACATTTTCAAACGCTTTTTAGAAGTAATTAAAGTCCAAAAGGCAGATGACTACAAAATTTTCCAACAAAAATACGACCCCGAGAACAAATACCTTCCCGCTTTGGAAGCTGCTATtgcgaaatattaa
- the LOC116772061 gene encoding uncharacterized protein LOC116772061, which yields MMIIITLAALVINAVVAEEEKYDLPLLDMKEIAGNPNQLKSFLDCLLDRAPCKDVYQGYRDLAPESIREACRKCTTELKIFAYIFFYTLKTFLPEEYQNFRNKYDPDNIYIDRLEKEVSKYRLAAIANLDKFNMVITLILTALMINQAIAESFYYDLVPIDMKELAKNPAELLNFMDCLLDRGPCNDIYKGYREDTPESVRQACRRCTTEQKIFVYLFLLTLKTILPEEYKNFRNKYDPDNIYFDKLEEEVGKFRFAAFAS from the exons ATGATGATCATAATAACTCTAGCAGCTTTGGTAATAAACGCAGTAGTGGCTGAGGAAGAAAAGTACGACTTGCCATTATTAGATATGAAAGAAATAGCCGGAAATCCTAATCAGCTAAAAAGCTTCTTGGACTGTTTACTCGATAGAGCTCCTTGCAAGGATGTTTACCAGGGTTATAGAG ATTTAGCACCGGAATCAATCAGAGAAGCTTGCAGAAAATGTACcacagaattaaaaatattcgcgtatattttcttttatacgcTCAAGACCTTTTTACCTGAAGAATATCAAAACTTCCGAAACAAATATGACcctgataatatttatatcgacAGACTAGAAAAGGAAGTTAGCAAATATAGATTGGCAGCAATTGCTA atttg gaTAAATTCAATATGGTGATTACTCTAATCCTTACCGCTTTAATGATTAATCAAGCAATTGCcgaatcattttattatgacttaGTACCCATAGATATGAAAGAGCTAGCCAAAAATCCAGCAgagctattaaattttatggatTGCTTGCTTGACAGAGGTCCGTGCAATGATATCTACAAGGGTTACAGAG aGGACACTCCAGAATCAGTCAGGCAAGCTTGCAGAAGGTGTACTACAGAGCAAAAGATATTCGTCTACCTTTTTCTTCTTACACTGAAGACTATTTTACCCGaggaatataaaaacttcagAAACAAATATGATCCTGACAACATATATTTCGACAAACTTGAAGAGGAAGTGGGCAAATTTAGATTTGCGGCATTCGCTAGCTAA
- the LOC116772060 gene encoding ejaculatory bulb-specific protein 3-like, whose protein sequence is MKVVILLSLLSVVAANDHFYYNLIPLEVTALAKNPKQIFEFLDCLLDKGPCNDVFEGYRAVSLEAVQQACKRCTADQKRFGNIFLMILRKLLPQEYHNFRYKYDPKNKHFDALEAELSKYKYLPCL, encoded by the exons ATGAAGGTAGTCATTCTTCTGTCATTATTGTCAGTTGTGGCTGCCAATGACCACTTCTATTACAATTTGATACCTCTGGAAGTAACAGCTTTAGCGAAGAACCCTAAACAAATATTCGAATTCCTTGACTGCTTGCTTGATAAGGGTCCTTGCAATGATGTCTTTGAAGGCTATAGAG CCGTTTCTTTGGAAGCTGTCCAACAGGCTTGTAAAAGATGTACTGCCGATCAAAAAAGATTTGGTAACatctttttaatgattttgagAAAGTTGCTACCTcaagaatatcacaattttagatataaatacgACCCGAAAAACAAACACTTCGATGCTCTTGAAGCAGAACTGAGCAAATACAAATATCTGCCATGTCTATAA
- the LOC116772066 gene encoding allergen Tha p 1-like: MNRYKMKIFITLAALVINAVVAEEELYDLPLLDMREIARNPDQLKSFLDCLLDRAPCNPLYQGYRDLAPESIRESCRKCTPALKIFAYVFFTTLKTFLPEEYQNFRNKYDPDNIYIDRLEEEVRKYAFGTFSG; the protein is encoded by the exons atg aaccGCTACAAAATGAAGATTTTCATAACTCTGGCAGCTTTGGTGATAAACGCAGTAGTGGCTGAAGAGGAACTGTACGACTTGCCATTATTAGATATGAGAGAAATAGCCAGAAATCCTGATCAGCTAAAAAGCTTTTTGGACTGTTTACTTGATAGAGCTCCTTGCAATCCTCTTTACCAGGGTTATAGAG ATTTAGCACCGGAATCAATCAGAGAATCTTGCAGGAAATGTACCCCAGCATTAAAGATATTCGCCTATGTTTTCTTTACTACACTCAAGACCTTTTTACCTGAAGAATATCAAAACTTCAGAAACAAATATGACCCTGATAACATTTATATCGACAGACTAGAAGAGGAAGTTAGAAAATATGCATTTGGAACATTTTCTGgctaa